A single Anopheles maculipalpis chromosome 3RL, idAnoMacuDA_375_x, whole genome shotgun sequence DNA region contains:
- the LOC126561480 gene encoding membrane-associated protein Hem has translation MARQLNPNQQKIAEKLIILNDRGVGILTRIYNIKKACGDTKSKPGFLSEKSLESSIKFIVKRFPNIDIKGLTAIASIKSEIIKSLSLYYYTFVDLLDFKDNVCEILTTMDALQIHLDITLNFELTKNYLDLVTTYVSLMILLSRVEDRKAVLGLFNAAYEMQHSQSDQAFPRLGQMIIDYDMPIKKLAEEFITHNKLLGSAINSLTKIYSMRNLSAEKWRELQVLSLIGTPAMLLKATKTDTMSCEYISLETLDRWVIFGLMLNHQALIQPGLISNMWISALDSSWVVALFRDEVIYIHQYVQTNFEGIKGYGKRISEVKECYNQAIQKAALLHRERRKFLRTALKELALIMTDQPGLLGPKALLVFIGLCYARDEILWLLRHNDNPPVVKSKGKSTEDLVDRHLPELLFHMEELRALVRKYSQVMQRYYVQYLSGYDAIDLNYKMQQLQMCPEDESIILSSLYKTATSLSVKQVEDNEVFDFRAFRLDWFRLQTFMSAKSAVRITDFPDLARLLDSMVFHTKMVDFLDESLVETSDLSIFCFYNKMFEDQFHMCLEFPAQNRYIIAFPLICSHFQNCTHEMCPEERHHIRERSLSVVNMFLDEMAKEAKNIITTICDEQCMMADALLPKHCAKILSAAANRKKKDKNKKHMDDIRRPGDESYRKTRELLTTMDKLHMALTELCYAINYCPTVNVWEYAFAPREYLCQHLETRFSRALVGMVMYSPDTSEIAKPSELLASVRAYMNVLQTVENYVHIDITRVFNNCLLQQTQPQDSHGEKTIAALYNTWYSDALLRKVSGGNIVFSLNQKAFVSISPEGYIPFNPEEFSDFNELRALAELIGPYGIKLLNESLMWHIANQVQELKRLVVQNKEVLMILRSNFDKPEIMKEQFKRLQQVDNLLQRMTIIGVILSFRQLAQEALVDVLEQRVPFLLSSIKDFQEHVPGGDPLKTVSEMASAAGLKCKVDPALSNALKAQKSEPDDGDHLNICLLMVFVAVSIPKLAKNENSFYRASLEAHTNNTHCMAVAINNIFGAMFTICGQNDIEDRMKEFLALASSSLLRLGQESDKEAIKNRESIYLLLDQIVQESPFLTMDLLESCFPYALIRNAYHAVYKQEQLMH, from the coding sequence ATGGCACGCCAGCTAAATCCAAACCAGCAAAAAATCGCCGAAAAGTTGATCATATTGAATGATCGCGGTGTCGGCATACTGACGCGCATCTACAACATCAAGAAGGCGTGCGGTGACACCAAGTCCAAGCCCGGCTTCCTGTCGGAAAAGTCATTAGAATCTTCGATAAAATTCATCGTGAAGCGGTTTCCCAATATCGACATCAAGGGTCTGACCGCGATCGCAAGCATCAAGTCGGAGATCATCAAATCGCTCTCCCTCTACTACTACACCTTCGTCGATCTGCTCGACTTTAAGGACAATGTGTGTGAAATTCTTACTACGATGGATGCGCTGCAGATCCATCTCGACATAACGCTCAACTTCGAGCTGACGAAGAACTACCTCGATCTGGTGACGACGTATGTGTCGCTAATGATTTTGCTGTCCCGTGTGGAGGATCGGAAAGCGGTGCTCGGGTTGTTTAATGCGGCGTACGAGATGCAGCACAGCCAGAGCGATCAAGCGTTCCCACGGCTCGGCCAAATGATCATCGATTACGATATGCCTATAAAGAAGCTGGCCGAAGAGTTCATTACGCACAACAAGCTGCTGGGTAGTGCGATTAATTCGCTAACCAAAATTTACTCCATGCGCAACCTGAGTGCGGAAAAGTGGCGCGAGTTGCAGGTGCTGAGCCTGATCGGTACGCCGGCGATGCTGCTGAAGGCGACCAAAACGGATACGATGTCGTGCGAGTACATATCGCTCGAAACGCTTGATCGGTGGGTAATTTTTGGGCTGATGCTGAACCATCAGGCACTGATTCAGCCAGGGCTGATTAGCAATATGTGGATTTCGGCCCTTGATTCAAGCTGGGTTGTGGCATTGTTCCGCGACGAGGTGATCTACATACACCAGTACGTGCAGACCAACTTTGAGGGTATAAAGGGCTACGGTAAGCGCATATCGGAGGTTAAAGAATGCTACAACCAGGCCATTCAGAAGGCAGCACTGTTGCATCGTGAACGGCGCAAGTTTCTGCGTACGGCGCTGAAGGAACTGGCACTCATCATGACGGACCAGCCGGGTTTGTTGGGTCCGAAGGCGTTGCTTGTGTTTATTGGGCTTTGCTACGCGCGAGATGAAATCCTATGGCTACTGCGGCACAACGATAATCCACCGGTTGTGAAGAGCAAAGGTAAATCGACCGAAGACCTGGTTGATAGACACTTGCCCGAACTGTTATTCCACATGGAAGAACTGCGGGCGTTGGTACGCAAGTACAGCCAGGTGATGCAACGCTACTATGTCCAATACCTGTCGGGGTACGATGCAATCGATTTGAACTACAAAATGCAACAGCTTCAGATGTGTCCGGAAGACGAGAGCATTATCCTATCGTCGCTGTACAAAACGGCTACTAGCCTGTCGGTGAAGCAGGTTGAAGATAATGAAGTGTTTGATTTTCGCGCGTTCCGACTCGATTGGTTCCGGCTGCAAACGTTCATGAGCGCAAAATCGGCTGTACGCATTACGGACTTCCCCGATCTGGCCCGGCTGCTAGACTCGATGGTGTTCCACACGAAGATGGTCGACTTTCTGGACGAATCGCTGGTGGAAACGTCCGATCTGTCCATCTTCTGCTTCTACAACAAAATGTTCGAAGACCAGTTCCACATGTGCTTGGAGTTTCCGGCCCAAAATCGGTACATCATTGCGTTCCCATTGATCTGCAGCCACTTCCAGAACTGTACGCACGAGATGTGTCCCGAGGAGCGGCACCACATCCGCGAACGATCGTTGTCGGTGGTGAACATGTTTCTGGACGAGATGGCTAAGGAGGCGAAAAACATTATTACGACCATCTGCGACGAGCAGTGCATGATGGCGGATGCGCTACTTCCGAAGCACTGTGCGAAGATCCTTTCGGCTGCCGCTAACCGTAAGAAGAAAGACAAGAATAAGAAGCACATGGACGATATTCGACGTCCGGGTGATGAAAGCTATCGTAAGACGCGCGAGCTGCTTACCACGATGGACAAGCTGCATATGGCACTGACTGAGCTGTGCTATGCGATCAACTACTGCCCGACGGTCAACGTTTGGGAGTACGCATTTGCACCACGGGAATATCTGTGCCAGCATCTGGAGACACGCTTTTCCCGTGCACTTGTCGGTATGGTTATGTACAGTCCTGATACGTCGGAGATTGCCAAACCATCGGAGTTGTTGGCTTCGGTCCGAGCGTACATGAATGTGCTGCAAACGGTGGAGAACTACGTGCATATCGATATTACGCGCGTGTTCAACAATTGCTTGCTGCAGCAAACTCAACCACAGGATAGTCACGGCGAGAAGACGATCGCTGCACTGTACAACACCTGGTACTCGGATGCGCTGCTACGGAAGGTCAGTGGCGGCAATATAGTGTTTTCGCTGAACCAGAAAGCCTTCGTATCGATATCACCCGAGGGCTACATTCCGTTTAATCCGGAGGAATTTTCCGACTTTAACGAGCTGCGTGCACTGGCGGAGCTGATCGGTCCGTACGGAATAAAGCTGCTGAACGAATCGCTCATGTGGCACATCGCTAATCAGGTGCAGGAACTAAAGCGACTGGTCGTGCAGAACAAAGAGGTGCTGATGATTCTTCGTAGCAACTTTGACAAGCCGGAGATAATGAAGGAACAGTTCAAGCGACTGCAGCAGGTCGACAATCTGCTGCAGCGCATGACGATCATCGGCGTGATCTTGAGCTTCCGCCAGCTGGCCCAGGAAGCGCTGGTGGATGTGTTGGAGCAGCGTGTACCGTTTCTGCTTTCGTCGATCAAGGATTTTCAGGAGCACGTGCCGGGCGGTGATCCACTGAAGACTGTGTCCGAGATGGCATCGGCTGCCGGATTAAAGTGTAAGGTCGATCCGGCCCTTTCGAACGCACTGAAGGCACAAAAGTCCGAACCGGACGACGGCGATCATCTGAACATTTGTCTGCTGATGGTGTTTGTCGCAGTAAGCATTCCAAAGTTGgccaaaaacgaaaactccTTCTACCGCGCGTCGCTGGaagcgcacacaaacaatacGCACTGTATGGCGGTCGCGATCAACAACATCTTCGGCGCCATGTTTACCATCTGCGGGCAGAATGATATCGAGGATCGGATGAAGGAATTCCTGGCACTTGCCAGCTCGTCGTTGCTGCGCCTCGGTCAGGAATCGGACAAAGAGGCAATCAAAAATCGTGAATCCATCTATCTGCTGCTGGATCAGATTGTACAGGAGTCACCATTCCTTACGATGGATCTGCTAGAATCCTGCTTCCCGTACGCTCTCATCCGTAACGCTTATCATGCGGTATACAAGCAGGAACAGCTGATGCATTAG
- the LOC126562092 gene encoding transmembrane protein 161B, with protein MVSVIQKLSPHFSLAKWILCSTGLTRYLHPTDDELRKLSGVPREKGGKGKKDKRNGHQANGERSSTFHIPRSLDVRLDTVPISPYDIVHLRFYTEYQWLVDFSLYSVIVYTVSEVYHFFYPLKEEINLSMVWCLLVVFFAFKLLASLTVQYFKSEESIGERSTCIVTGLAYLLIAMIILIVPEHTLEVGLDKAYHSFNSSASSFLEGQGLNSSGPASKIVVKFFIAVSCGILGALFTFPGLRMARMHWDSLRFCNDRLWLKLLLNVSFAMPFLLVILWVKPLARDYLTGRVFSGMSSPILSTEAFETIRLGAVVVAVVLRFLLMPVYLQAYLNLAYDRVEEQKKEAGRITNVELQKKISSIFYYLCVVTLQYVAPILMCLFFALMYKTLGEYTWNGVLKQSLPLDECSADVEYEKTILATIASEKAAVEAHEFQGITPEGEPVPVEANILTTAQNFQLSLQNLKSIFTKDVYRGLFGFATWWSCFIWFAASSLGMVYQSYFTKS; from the exons ATGGTCAGCGTTATTCAGAAGCTGAGTCCACACTTTTCTTTAGCCAAATGGATACTCTGTTCTACCGGGCTAACACGCTACCTACATCCGACGGACGATGAGCTCCGGAAGCTGTCGGGTGTGCCGCGAGAAAAGGGCGGCAAGGGCAAGAAGGACAAACGCAACGGGCATCAGGCGAATGGCGAAAGATCATCGACATTCCATATACCGCGCAGTCTGGACGTACGGTTAGACACGGTTCCCATCTCACCGTACGATATTGTGCATTTACGCTTCTACACCGAGTATCAGTGGCTGGTCGACTTTAGTTTATACTCCGTTATCGTTTACACCGTATCGGAG GTCTACCATTTCTTCTACCCACTCAAAGAGGAGATCAATCTAAGCATGGTGTGGTGCCttctggttgtgttttttgccTT CAAACTGCTTGCCTCGCTAACGGTGCAATACTTTAAAAGTGAGGAATCAATCGGTGAACGATCGACATGCATCGTTACCGGGCTAGCTTACCTGCTGATCGCTATGATTATTTTGATCGTGCCAGAGCACACGCTGGAGGTGGGCCTGGATAAAGCATATCACAGCTTTAACAGCAGCGCGTCAAGCTTCCTCGAGGGTCAGGGGCTTAATTCCTC TGGTCCTGCGTCGAAGATTGTGGTAAAGTTTTTCATTGCCGTCAGTTGCGGCATCTTAGGAGCGTTGTTTACCTTCCCCGGATTACGTATGGCTCGTATGCACTGGGACTCATTGAG ATTTTGTAATGATCGTCTATGGTTGAAACTGCTGTTAAATGTTAGCTTCGCAATGCCATTCCTGCTGGTTATCTTGTGGGTTAAACCACTGGCTCGGGATTATCTTACGGGACGCGTTTTCTCCGGCATGAGCTCACCTAT TCTATCGACAGAAGCGTTCGAAACGATCCGTCTCGGTGCGGTAGTTGTTGCGGTCGTACTACGTTTCCTGCTGATGCCCGTCTATCTACAAGCCTACCTCAACCTTGCGTACGATCGTGTCGAGGAGCAAAAGAAGGAAGCTGGCCGCATAACGAACGTCGAGTTGCAGAAGAAAATATCATCCATCTTCTACTACCTCTGCGTCGTGACACTGCAGTACGTGGCACCTATCTTGATGTGCTTGTTCTTTGCCCTCATGTACAAAACGCTCGGCGAATACACGTGGAACGGTGTGCTGAAGCAGTCTCTTCCACTGGACGAATGTTCCGCCGATGTGGAGTACGAAAAGACGATACTGGCTACGATAGCGAGCGAAAAGGCAGCCGTTGAAGCGCACGAATTTCAAGGCATTACCCCGGAAGGTGAGCCAGTGCCTGTAGAAGCAAACATACTCACCACTGCCCAAAACTTCCAGCTGTCGTTGCAAAATCTTAAATCAATCTTCACCAAAGATGTGTACCGTGGACTGTTTGGGTTCGCAACGTGGTGGAGTTGCTTTATCTGGTTCGCTGCCAGCTCGCTCGGTATGGTTTACCAGTCGTACTTTACCAAATCGTGA